One window of Chryseobacterium indologenes genomic DNA carries:
- a CDS encoding TetR/AcrR family transcriptional regulator, with product MISKEENILFAAEKLFAEKGFEGTSTREIAKDANVNISMISYYFGSKEKLYEKLVEYRMNEGQFFSKDLLGRTDINEWQKIEKVIDQFSNKIRTQKCFYRIMQREQVYTKNPQIVEFLKQTKMGFLSMYSQILESGLKNGIFTKNPPIYLLHSTVSGTLFYAFNAKEMYKEFLNETEDEEAFDEKYYTELNKHIKYLLKDLLGYEENK from the coding sequence ATGATTTCAAAAGAAGAAAATATATTATTCGCAGCCGAGAAGCTTTTTGCAGAGAAGGGATTCGAAGGAACTTCCACCCGCGAAATTGCAAAGGATGCGAATGTTAATATTTCTATGATCTCTTATTATTTTGGCTCAAAGGAAAAACTTTATGAGAAATTAGTAGAATACAGAATGAATGAAGGTCAGTTCTTTTCAAAAGATCTTTTGGGACGAACCGATATCAATGAATGGCAGAAAATTGAAAAAGTAATTGATCAGTTTTCTAACAAGATCCGTACTCAAAAATGCTTTTACAGGATTATGCAGAGAGAGCAGGTGTATACCAAGAACCCTCAGATTGTAGAATTTTTAAAGCAAACTAAAATGGGATTCCTTTCTATGTATTCACAAATATTGGAAAGCGGTCTTAAAAATGGAATTTTCACCAAAAATCCACCTATTTATCTCCTTCATTCCACGGTAAGCGGAACTTTATTTTATGCATTCAATGCAAAAGAAATGTATAAAGAGTTCCTGAATGAAACAGAAGATGAAGAAGCTTTTGATGAAAAATACTATACAGAACTTAATAAACATATTAAATACTTACTAAAAGACCTTTTAGGTTATGAAGAGAATAAATAA
- the mdlD gene encoding NAD(P)-dependent benzaldehyde dehydrogenase MdlD — MDTNLEQKIKGIFQQQKAFFKTNQTKDIEFRKAQLRKFREVFLQHTDDLCEALSIDLGKSRKEAEYVEIQIVISELDYFLENIDEWAKPTPVPSKPHPSGAEVISKIMYEPYGVTYIIGPFNYPVQLTFSPLIGALIAGNTAILKPSENTPHVAQVLENIVKESFDESYVAVIQGAIEENTLLLSLPFDYIFFTGSPNVGKIVMKAAAEQLIPLALELGGKSPTIVHQDADLDKAVARISYGKWINCGQTCVAPDYIYIHESVKDAFIKKFKAHLNTAYEGQSLGKIGKIVSQNQIKHLAGYLEAAPEKVIYGGSYDLETRHFEATLMDNITWNDQVMQQEIFGPILPIMTYNDINEALEEINNRPKPLALYVFTENQEFADNVLHHTTSGDAEINSTIIHVGSHYLPFGGVGTSGMGKYHGKFSFESFSHSRSVLQVK, encoded by the coding sequence ATGGATACAAACCTGGAACAAAAAATCAAAGGAATATTTCAACAACAGAAAGCCTTTTTCAAAACCAATCAGACAAAAGATATTGAATTCAGAAAAGCACAATTAAGAAAATTCCGTGAAGTTTTCTTACAACATACAGATGATCTTTGTGAAGCCTTATCTATTGATCTGGGGAAAAGCAGAAAGGAAGCTGAGTATGTGGAAATTCAAATTGTCATTAGTGAGCTGGATTATTTTCTGGAGAATATTGATGAATGGGCAAAACCTACTCCTGTCCCTTCAAAACCACATCCGTCAGGAGCTGAAGTGATAAGCAAAATAATGTACGAACCTTATGGTGTTACCTACATTATTGGTCCTTTCAACTATCCTGTTCAGCTTACATTCAGTCCGCTTATCGGAGCTTTGATTGCCGGAAATACAGCGATTCTGAAACCTTCTGAAAATACGCCTCATGTGGCCCAGGTTCTTGAAAACATTGTAAAAGAATCTTTCGATGAATCTTATGTGGCAGTTATTCAGGGAGCGATTGAAGAGAATACCTTGTTATTAAGCCTTCCTTTTGATTATATTTTCTTTACCGGAAGTCCGAACGTTGGAAAAATTGTGATGAAAGCAGCCGCGGAACAATTAATTCCTCTTGCACTGGAGCTTGGAGGAAAATCACCAACGATTGTTCATCAAGATGCGGATCTAGATAAGGCTGTAGCAAGAATATCTTATGGGAAATGGATCAATTGCGGTCAAACGTGCGTTGCTCCGGACTATATTTATATCCACGAATCTGTAAAGGATGCATTCATTAAGAAATTTAAAGCTCATTTAAATACTGCTTACGAAGGTCAGTCATTAGGAAAAATCGGGAAAATTGTAAGCCAGAATCAGATAAAACATCTGGCAGGTTATCTGGAAGCAGCACCTGAAAAAGTAATTTACGGAGGAAGCTATGATCTGGAAACCCGTCATTTTGAAGCTACTTTAATGGATAATATCACCTGGAACGATCAGGTAATGCAGCAGGAAATCTTCGGTCCAATACTTCCTATAATGACCTATAATGATATTAATGAGGCTCTGGAAGAAATAAACAACCGCCCGAAACCATTGGCACTCTATGTTTTCACAGAAAACCAGGAATTTGCTGATAACGTTTTACATCATACCACAAGCGGAGATGCAGAGATCAACAGTACGATCATCCATGTAGGTTCGCATTATTTACCTTTTGGAGGTGTGGGAACTTCAGGAATGGGAAAATACCATGGGAAATTCAGCTTTGAAAGCTTTAGCCACAGCCGATCTGTGCTTCAGGTAAAATAA
- the lptC gene encoding LPS export ABC transporter periplasmic protein LptC: MNFSKKISYKNIACLFSCAIFFILTSCEEDLTKRNGSQSKNFPSQIINNANIIQRDSGFVTLKAKAPIIEKYELIDSPYVVARKGIDIEFFDKKKPKVPGRITAKYARIFEYKKFYEAKGDVRIKTNEGQRFAMQSIYWDQRKNRIYTKDTVYVTMEDGSTLVGANGMTAKDDFSEYTFYNNSGDFSSKRISENKK, from the coding sequence ATGAATTTTTCAAAAAAAATATCATATAAAAATATAGCATGCCTTTTTAGTTGTGCTATATTTTTTATATTGACATCCTGTGAAGAGGATCTTACCAAAAGAAATGGCAGCCAAAGCAAAAATTTCCCTTCACAGATCATCAACAACGCCAATATTATACAGCGTGACTCCGGCTTTGTCACTTTAAAAGCCAAAGCACCCATCATTGAAAAGTATGAGCTGATCGACAGCCCTTATGTAGTAGCCCGAAAAGGAATTGATATTGAGTTTTTTGATAAAAAGAAACCTAAGGTTCCGGGAAGAATTACAGCTAAATACGCCCGTATTTTTGAGTATAAAAAATTCTATGAAGCCAAAGGTGACGTAAGGATAAAAACTAATGAAGGGCAGCGATTTGCCATGCAGAGTATTTACTGGGATCAAAGAAAAAACAGAATCTATACCAAAGATACTGTATATGTTACCATGGAAGATGGTTCTACACTGGTAGGTGCCAATGGAATGACGGCAAAGGATGACTTTTCTGAATATACTTTCTATAACAACTCAGGAGATTTCAGTTCAAAGAGAATTTCTGAGAATAAAAAATAA
- a CDS encoding TolC family protein — MKRINNSVIALSLFVGIANANAQEKKTLSLDEAVQLGIQNSKNLKIDAAKIEEATADLLEAKNRQLPELKVSGSYMYLPIKPNVDIKLPGVSGAGGPEVHQVAYGSANLSVPIYSGGRIKYGIQSAKYLVEASKLSTENDKIAIAYNVAQAYNNLFKANQSIKVFEENLAASQKRDETFLKMENNGLIARNDRLKANLQTSNIELQLLEAKNNYNIANINMDLLLGLPETTELAVDENYIEEGSDVKPVDFYVTEARENRKDLQALAQQRKAAELGSKAAKAENLPSIAFTGGYVAADIPKFLTVYNAINVGIGVSYNLSNLWKENSSLRQSQAREKQLAATDELLNDNIKLDVNREYQNTDYSKKRIAVFEKSAEQANENYRITKNKYDNGLATMTELLDADAAQIAANVGVINAKADAALAYRKLLQTTGTLTIK, encoded by the coding sequence ATGAAGAGAATAAATAACTCAGTGATTGCATTATCACTATTCGTAGGGATAGCAAATGCAAATGCTCAGGAGAAAAAAACACTTTCTCTTGACGAAGCTGTACAGTTGGGAATCCAGAACAGCAAGAATCTCAAGATCGATGCAGCCAAGATCGAAGAGGCTACAGCTGATCTTTTGGAAGCTAAAAACAGACAGTTGCCGGAATTAAAAGTATCAGGTAGCTATATGTACCTTCCGATAAAACCAAATGTAGACATCAAACTTCCGGGTGTTTCAGGAGCAGGAGGTCCCGAGGTACATCAGGTAGCTTATGGCTCAGCCAATCTTAGTGTTCCCATTTATAGTGGCGGAAGAATTAAATATGGTATCCAGTCTGCAAAATATTTGGTGGAAGCTTCAAAATTAAGTACTGAGAACGACAAAATTGCAATTGCTTATAATGTTGCCCAGGCTTATAACAACTTATTTAAAGCTAATCAGTCTATCAAAGTTTTTGAAGAAAACCTTGCCGCTTCTCAAAAAAGAGATGAGACTTTCCTTAAAATGGAAAATAATGGTTTGATTGCAAGAAACGACAGATTGAAGGCGAATCTTCAGACTTCAAATATCGAACTTCAGTTATTGGAAGCTAAGAATAACTATAATATTGCCAATATCAATATGGATCTTTTATTAGGTCTTCCTGAAACTACAGAACTGGCAGTAGATGAAAATTATATTGAGGAAGGTTCAGATGTGAAACCGGTTGACTTTTATGTTACTGAAGCCAGAGAGAACCGTAAAGATTTACAGGCCTTAGCACAACAGAGAAAAGCGGCAGAGTTGGGATCAAAAGCTGCAAAAGCTGAAAACCTTCCTTCTATCGCATTTACCGGAGGGTATGTAGCCGCAGATATTCCTAAGTTTCTTACCGTATACAATGCTATCAACGTAGGAATTGGAGTTTCTTATAACCTATCCAACCTGTGGAAAGAAAATTCTTCATTAAGACAGTCACAAGCGAGAGAAAAGCAATTGGCAGCTACGGATGAATTACTGAATGACAACATTAAACTTGACGTCAACAGAGAGTATCAGAATACAGACTATTCAAAAAAGAGAATTGCTGTTTTTGAAAAATCAGCTGAGCAGGCTAATGAAAATTACAGAATTACAAAAAATAAATACGACAACGGTCTTGCAACAATGACAGAATTATTGGATGCAGACGCGGCTCAGATTGCTGCGAACGTTGGAGTGATCAATGCTAAAGCAGATGCTGCCTTGGCATACAGAAAACTATTACAGACAACAGGAACTTTAACAATTAAATAA
- a CDS encoding ATP-binding protein → MNWENIAGQTNLKKLLRESIAENRVSHAQLFVGKEGYGTLPMVLAYAKEILNRENEHAAAKVEHLNHLDLHFSFPVFTDNRNSLSKNKFDEFREMIMASPYASYDDWTAFLESENKQLFISADEIDDQNQKFSLKSFEGGTKILIVWRADKMNTAASNKFLKFLEEPPAKTIILLTAESTNDILPTILSRTQIVEIPRLHDEDIENYLKKNFSVSDEKVKEIVHEAQGDLNDAIKLLNSGDKTNEFEKLFVQWVRDAFMVKKKPEYLRSIILWAREIAGWNREKQKNFLNYCSEIFRLALLQNYQSENLVYKKIDANGFNWGGFSKFISGANIEPILEEINTADLHLTRNGNPKIVWTDLGIKLSRYIHKST, encoded by the coding sequence ATGAATTGGGAGAACATCGCCGGACAGACAAATCTGAAAAAACTTCTTAGAGAAAGCATTGCTGAAAACAGAGTGAGCCATGCCCAACTTTTTGTAGGAAAAGAGGGATACGGAACACTTCCTATGGTTTTGGCGTATGCAAAAGAAATTTTAAATCGTGAAAATGAGCATGCTGCAGCGAAGGTAGAACATCTCAATCACCTGGATCTGCATTTCAGCTTTCCTGTTTTTACGGACAATAGAAATTCTTTAAGTAAGAATAAATTTGATGAATTCAGAGAAATGATCATGGCTTCTCCATATGCAAGCTATGATGACTGGACTGCTTTCTTAGAGTCGGAAAACAAGCAGCTGTTTATTTCCGCAGATGAAATTGATGACCAGAACCAGAAGTTTTCTTTGAAGAGTTTTGAAGGAGGAACCAAAATCCTTATTGTCTGGAGAGCAGATAAAATGAATACCGCGGCTTCAAACAAATTTTTGAAATTTTTAGAAGAGCCTCCTGCAAAAACAATTATCCTTCTTACGGCAGAAAGCACCAATGACATCCTTCCTACCATTCTTTCCAGAACACAGATTGTAGAAATCCCTAGACTACATGATGAAGATATTGAAAACTATCTCAAAAAGAACTTTTCTGTTTCAGATGAAAAAGTGAAAGAGATTGTTCATGAAGCGCAGGGAGACCTTAATGATGCGATAAAACTCCTCAATTCAGGAGATAAAACCAATGAATTTGAAAAACTCTTTGTACAATGGGTGAGAGATGCCTTTATGGTAAAAAAGAAACCAGAGTATTTGAGGAGTATCATTCTTTGGGCGAGAGAAATTGCGGGATGGAACAGGGAAAAACAGAAGAACTTCCTGAACTATTGTTCTGAGATCTTCAGACTGGCACTTCTTCAGAACTATCAATCCGAAAATCTGGTGTATAAAAAGATAGATGCAAACGGGTTCAACTGGGGAGGATTTTCAAAATTCATCAGTGGAGCCAATATTGAACCTATTTTGGAAGAAATCAATACAGCCGATCTGCATCTTACCAGAAACGGAAATCCTAAAATTGTATGGACCGATTTAGGTATAAAGCTATCAAGATATATTCACAAAAGCACATAA
- a CDS encoding membrane protein, giving the protein MKKIFVVSFISVGYFLNAQSLSNSPYATYGIGDVKYDNTIETTSMGGISTAFISDFTSSFNFANPANNANFELTSIRLEATNENNYFKSNYNDMKSTKHSTYLSNISLAFPLSPKVKMGISYQPYSSKSYDIVTEQFAADGTPMYKNNFKGSGTLNAAQVAVSYKINQELSVGARANLYFGDLNDLNEFRAYNPATGSYAGEYVNGYQTKNRVRNFNFTLGTSYQTLNTRTDKKFTVGATATFGNTSNMTTEYVNSTYRYSDAQETNKVYETIIEQKETKSKNLLPLQASVGVGYGSENHWFLSGQVDYKKGEDISYFGKTFDFQDTYRVSAGGWYLPNYNNFRSYFSRVIYRYGAFYERGNLKLEGTSINKFGISAGVMLPFKTSSITRMSGLEIGLEVGKRGTLKNNLINQNFVNLKIGFNFADKWFRKTLYN; this is encoded by the coding sequence ATGAAAAAAATCTTTGTAGTATCATTCATATCAGTTGGATATTTTCTGAATGCACAGAGTCTAAGCAACTCACCTTATGCAACCTATGGAATTGGAGATGTGAAATATGATAATACGATCGAGACTACTTCTATGGGAGGTATATCAACTGCTTTTATAAGTGATTTCACCAGTAGTTTTAATTTTGCCAACCCGGCAAACAACGCCAATTTCGAACTTACGAGTATCAGACTGGAAGCTACCAATGAAAACAATTATTTCAAATCGAACTATAACGATATGAAATCTACAAAGCATTCTACGTATCTTTCTAATATTTCTCTTGCATTTCCACTATCTCCAAAAGTGAAAATGGGGATCTCTTATCAGCCATACAGTTCTAAAAGCTACGATATCGTAACTGAACAATTTGCTGCGGACGGAACTCCAATGTATAAAAATAACTTTAAAGGTAGCGGAACATTAAATGCGGCACAGGTTGCTGTTTCCTATAAAATTAATCAGGAACTTTCTGTGGGAGCAAGAGCTAATCTTTATTTTGGAGACCTTAATGACCTTAACGAATTCCGTGCGTACAACCCTGCTACAGGTAGTTATGCCGGTGAATATGTTAATGGTTATCAGACTAAAAACAGAGTCAGAAACTTTAATTTTACGCTTGGTACAAGCTACCAGACTTTAAATACCCGTACTGATAAGAAATTCACAGTAGGAGCAACTGCTACTTTTGGGAATACCAGTAATATGACTACTGAGTATGTCAACAGTACTTACAGATATTCTGATGCTCAGGAAACCAATAAGGTTTATGAGACTATCATAGAGCAGAAGGAAACAAAATCTAAAAACCTTCTTCCATTACAGGCATCCGTAGGGGTTGGATATGGAAGTGAAAACCACTGGTTCCTATCAGGACAGGTAGATTATAAAAAAGGAGAAGACATCTCTTATTTCGGTAAAACTTTCGACTTCCAGGACACGTACAGAGTTTCTGCGGGTGGATGGTACTTACCTAACTATAACAACTTCAGAAGCTACTTCTCAAGAGTAATCTACAGATATGGAGCTTTCTATGAAAGAGGAAACCTTAAACTGGAAGGAACAAGCATTAACAAATTCGGTATTTCTGCCGGAGTAATGCTTCCATTCAAAACAAGTAGCATCACAAGAATGAGTGGTCTTGAAATAGGACTGGAAGTAGGTAAAAGAGGAACTCTTAAAAACAACCTGATCAATCAGAACTTCGTCAACCTGAAAATCGGCTTTAATTTTGCTGACAAATGGTTCAGAAAGACTCTTTATAACTAG